In the Drosophila takahashii strain IR98-3 E-12201 chromosome 3R, DtakHiC1v2, whole genome shotgun sequence genome, one interval contains:
- the Cerk gene encoding ceramide kinase produces the protein MTQTKQPSGGSTTSAADFVAPVTSTSASKYAPCSPSAHNVLLNNFQLKKKSYRVLLHGQQLVWERLQKIKQPAQSNETKAPLPPDSPSQPGGISSYGPQSHVLHLDDVISIRSGDTKANSLKPPSPPGSERSSSCSGDGAPGKPTSQYLTINYAMRLTKSQTDCNRWELRRLTFFNSDPYIVRQWDHELQVRLQSSSPSRMRVRRLLVFINPYGGRKAGAQTYERHVRPIFQLAGVDATCITTQRANQVKDILLSHDLGVYDAVCCVGGDGTVAEVINGLIFRQMRELGLDDERPPYIPRPALPVGVIPAGSTDTIAYSMHGTADVRTAAIHVILGQHRGLDVCSVSNGQSLLRFCASVLSYGYLGDVAAQSENYRWMGPRRYEYSGVKAFLSNRGYDAELRMLEEPDLLLTTPLEEVPQSPDSVCSLGESVPSVCYANCQRCSFASSIQEQRSSLFIQEESRESERIHQEEPEEDSHLAPGEAALLRPRPRPGNLQLPSGSISSMRNLGTDQWKVVRGNFFMICGANITCACARSPNGISRYSHLGDGCLDLILVKKTSLLNNVRFLLNTAGRSGDIRNLPFVEVYRTREFRFRTLSGAGEEDYSLAGSCQPISPPGEMANTSSATEFSSWNCDGEVVTDLDITMRSHCQLIEVFMRGPHSYSKPLKGGTTPTTPASSSDNVYCCCKD, from the exons ATGACGCAGACCAAGCAGCCATCAGGGGGGTCGACCACCTCGGCCGCCGACTTTGTGGCCCCCGTAACCTCCACGAGTGCATCCAAGTACGCACCGTGCTCGCCCTCCGCCCACAATGTCCTGCTGAACAACTTCCAGCTGAAGAAGAAGAGCTACCGGGTCCTGCTCCATGGGCAGCAGTTGGTTTGGGAGCGTCTGCAGAAGATCAAGCAACCAGCCCAAAGCAACGAGACCAAGGCGCCATTGCCACCGGACTCGCCCTCTCAGCCAGGGGGAATATCCTCCTACGGACCACAAAGCCATGTGCTCCACCTGGACGATGTGATCAGCATAAGGAGCGGGGACACCAAGGCGAACTCCCTGAAGCCTCCATCGCCGCCAGGTTCGGAACGCAGTTCCAGTTGCAGTGGCGATGGTGCGCCGGGAAAGCCCACCAGTCAGTACCTGACCATTAACTACGCCATGCGGCTGACGAAATCCCAAACGGACTGCAATCGCTGGGAGCTGAGGAGGCTCACCTTCTTCAACTCGGATCCCTACATAGTGCGGCAGTGGGATCACGAGCTGCAGGTCCGTCTCCAGAGTTCTTCGCCTTCGCGGATGCGAGTGCGCCGTCTGTTGGTTTTCATAAACCCCTACGGAGGTCGCAAGGCGGGAGCCCAGACCTACGAGCGTCATGTGAGGCCGATTTTCCAGCTCGCCGGAGTGGATGCCACCTGCATCACCACTCAGAGGGCGAACCAAGTGAAGGACATACTGCTGAGCCACGACCTCGGAGTATACGATGCGGTTTGCTGCGTCGGAGGCGATGGAACCGTGGCGGAAGTGATCAATGGACTGATATTCCGGCAGATGCGAGAGCTGGGACTGGACGATGAGCGACCGCCCTACATTCCAAGACCGGCTCTGCCAGTGGGCGTCATCCCCGCCGGCAGCACCGACACCATAGCCTATAGTATGCATGGCACGGCGGATGTGAGGACGGCGGCCATCCATGTGATTCTGGGCCAGCACCGCGGCCTGGATGTGTGCAGCGTTAGCAATGGCCAGTCCCTGCTCAGGTTTTGTGCCAGTGTCTTGAGCTACGGCTACCTGGGCGACGTGGCCGCCCAGAGCGAGAACTACCGCTGGATGGGACCGCGGCGGTATGAGTACAGCGGCGTCAAGGCTTTTCTGAGCAATCGTGGCTATGACGCCGAGCTGAGGATGCTGGAGGAGCCCGATCTGCTGCTGACCACGCCCCTGGAAGAGGTGCCGCAGAGTCCGGACAGCGTGTGCTCGCTGGGTGAGTCCGTGCCCTCCGTTTGCTATGCCAATTGCCAGCGCTGTAGCTTCGCTAGCAGCATACAGGAGCAGCGCTCTTCTCTGTTCATTCAGGAAGAGTCCAGGGAGTCGGAACGGATTCACCAGGAGGAGCCTGAAGAAGACTCCCATCTAGCCCCCGGTGAGGCAGCTCTGCTAAGGCCTCGTCCACGTCCCGGGAACCTTCAACTGCCTTCCGGCTCCATTTCATCCATGAGAAACCTCGGCACCGATCAGTGGAAGGTGGTGCGGGGAAACTTCTTCATGATCTGCGGAGCGAACATCACCTGCGCCTGCGCCAGGAGTCCCAACGGTATCAGTCGCTACAGTCACTTGGGCGATGGTTGCCTGGATCTCATTCTGGTCAAGAAGACCTCGCTGCTCAACAATGTGCGCTTCCTGCTCAACACGGCCGGCAGGAGCGGTGATATT CGCAATCTGCCGTTTGTAGAAGTCTATCGTACCCGGGAATTCCGGTTCAGAACGCTTTCTGGCGCTGGTGAGGAGGACTACAGCTTAGCAGGCTCTTGCCAACCAATTTCCCCGCCAGGAGAGATGGCCAACACCTCCTCCGCGACAGAGTTTTCTAGCTGGAACTGTGATGGCGAGGTGGTTACCGACTTGGACATTACCATGAG ATCGCATTGTCAGCTCATCGAGGTCTTTATGCGGGGACCCCATTCCTACAGCAAGCCCCTCAAGGGCGGCACCACGCCTACAACCCCAGCTAGCTCCAGCGATAATGTCTATTGCTGCTGCAAGGACTAG
- the Prosbeta7 gene encoding proteasome subunit beta type-4, protein MLNNYNCLAQPLWQNGPAPGEFYNFTGGQTPVQQLPRELTTAGPYGTKHSTAAITTGSSVLGIRYDAGVMMAADTLVSYGSLARYQNIERVFKINKNILLGGSGDFADIQSIKRSIDQKMIEDQCCDDNIEMKPKSLASWMTRVLYNRRSRMNPLYIDVVVGGVDTDGTPYLANVDLRGRSHEDYVVATGFARHLAIPLVREKKPKDRDFTAVEASELIRKCMEVLYYRDTRNISQYTVGVCSVNGCGVEGPFQVNENWTFAETIKGY, encoded by the exons ATGTTGAACAACTACAACTGCTTAGCACAGCCCCTGTGGCAGAATGGACCCGCTCCCGGCGAGTTCTACAACTTCACGGGCGGACAGACGCCCGTGCAGCAGCTGCCCCGTGAACTGACCACAGCGGGTCCCTATGGAACCAAGCACAGCAC AGCTGCCATCACCACGGGCTCCTCCGTTTTGGGCATTCGCTACGACGCCGGAGTGATGATGGCCGCCGACACCCTGGTGTCCTACGGATCCCTGGCCCGCTACCAGAACATCGAGCGTGTCTTCAAGATCAACAAGAACATCCTGCTCGGCGGCAGCGGGGACTTCGCCGACATCCAGTCCATCAAGCGCAGCATCGACCAGAAGATGATCGAGGACCAGTGCTGCGACGACAACATCGAGATGAAGCCCAAGTCGCTGGCCAGCTGGATGACCCGTGTGCTCTACAACCGTCGCTCTCGCATGAATCCCCTCTACATCGACGTGGTCGTGGGTGGCGTGGACACCGACggaactccctacctggccaACGTGGATCTCCGCGGCCGTTCGCACGAGGACTATGTGGTGGCCACCGGCTTTGCCCGTCATCTGGCCATTCCGCTCGTGCGTGAGAAGAAGCCCAAGGACAGGGACTTTACCGCCGTGGAGGCTTCCGAATTG ATCCGCAAGTGCATGGAGGTGCTGTACTACCGCGATACCCGTAATATTTCCCAGTACACGGTGGGCGTATGCAGCGTCAACGGATGCGGAGTTGAGGGTCCTTTCCAGGTTAATGAAAATTGGACGTTCGCCGAAACCATCAAGGGATACTAA